In Streptomyces capitiformicae, one genomic interval encodes:
- a CDS encoding DUF3558 domain-containing protein, which yields MHRKAYVPGVAMLLAAVLTACTGSEDSGSADDPLPGDAAATAPTAEPGRYDTLPEPCGSVDHGTLASFLPGIKQLTDEEQRQQAYEGEATQTYDTDRKAGCRWKVESATATDYLFVDFERVVSYDRTVSDDSKAQEVYGGRVEAADLPEPAPSPSESADDSDDDSDDDSTASPSDSAASGSASTSPNSSGSSGSSGSSGSPATANPTASTTPASLQPRTLDGLGDEAFLDDALGTSRQRTVTVVFRTSNVIVTVEYEEQPATTTDVPDSEEMQDRARKLAEWLAESFDD from the coding sequence GTGCATCGGAAGGCGTACGTACCGGGCGTCGCCATGCTCCTCGCGGCAGTGCTCACCGCGTGCACCGGGTCGGAGGACAGCGGTTCGGCGGACGACCCGCTCCCGGGCGACGCCGCCGCGACGGCGCCCACCGCCGAGCCCGGCCGCTACGACACGCTCCCCGAGCCCTGCGGTTCCGTCGACCACGGCACCCTCGCCTCCTTCCTCCCCGGCATCAAGCAACTCACGGACGAGGAGCAGCGGCAGCAGGCGTACGAGGGCGAGGCGACGCAGACGTACGACACGGACCGGAAGGCGGGCTGTCGCTGGAAGGTGGAGTCAGCGACGGCGACGGACTATCTGTTCGTCGATTTCGAGCGTGTGGTGTCGTACGACCGCACGGTCAGCGACGACAGCAAGGCGCAGGAGGTGTACGGCGGCAGGGTGGAGGCGGCGGATCTCCCGGAGCCGGCGCCGTCGCCCAGCGAGTCGGCCGATGACTCGGACGATGACTCGGACGATGACTCCACCGCCTCGCCGTCGGACAGCGCGGCCTCGGGGTCCGCGTCCACCTCCCCGAATTCCTCCGGTTCTTCCGGTTCTTCCGGTTCCTCCGGCTCGCCCGCCACTGCGAACCCGACCGCCTCCACGACTCCGGCCTCCCTCCAGCCTCGTACGCTCGATGGTCTCGGTGACGAGGCGTTCCTGGACGACGCGCTCGGGACGAGTCGGCAGCGGACGGTGACTGTGGTGTTCCGCACGTCGAATGTGATCGTGACGGTGGAGTACGAGGAGCAGCCGGCGACCACGACAGATGTGCCGGACAGTGAGGAAATGCAGGACAGGGCACGGAAACTGGCCGAGTGGCTGGCGGAGTCGTTCGACGACTGA
- a CDS encoding DUF2637 domain-containing protein: MHRVLIGVVVFGAVIIAGIGFAGSYAAVRELALQKGFGNFSYVFPIGIDAGICVLLALDLLLTWIRIPFPLLRQTAWLLTLATIAFNGAAAWPDPLGVGMHAVIPVLFVVSVEAARHAIGRIADITADKHMEGVRLTRWLLSPLPTFLLWRRMKLWELRSYDQVIKLEQERLVYQARLRSRYGRAWRRKAPVESLMPLRLARYGVPLADTAAEGLAAAGIEPALLPPAPVEIAAGSRAAGAARVGAAAPPSEQRPQLESTPTPQHPDPVQYEEQARKEPPADESPWLHARHPQEVPYQGGYDPSYEPEEQYEQWYEEQFPEQYEQSQQYEQSQQYEQFAPDPRDPRYQQQQFEEPEPQDGEPSPEETGSFPIPAGPGRTRELGEGGGTPEPPAPDEESYYQVFKQSINGSYPTPRELIDNVQAEFGVTLPAEESKRMVNRFTNRHTAELEEDHIA, translated from the coding sequence ATGCACCGCGTTCTCATCGGCGTGGTCGTGTTCGGCGCCGTCATCATCGCCGGGATCGGCTTCGCGGGTTCGTACGCGGCCGTGCGGGAGCTGGCCCTTCAGAAGGGCTTCGGGAACTTCTCGTACGTCTTCCCGATCGGTATCGACGCCGGTATCTGCGTCCTCCTCGCGCTGGACCTGCTCCTGACGTGGATCCGCATCCCCTTCCCGCTGCTGCGTCAGACGGCGTGGCTGCTGACGCTGGCGACGATCGCGTTCAACGGCGCGGCGGCGTGGCCGGACCCGCTGGGTGTGGGTATGCACGCGGTGATCCCGGTCCTGTTCGTGGTGTCGGTCGAGGCCGCCCGCCATGCGATCGGCCGCATCGCGGACATCACCGCCGACAAGCACATGGAGGGCGTCCGCCTCACCCGCTGGTTGCTCTCCCCTCTCCCCACGTTCCTCCTCTGGCGCCGTATGAAGCTGTGGGAGCTCCGCTCCTACGACCAGGTCATCAAGCTCGAGCAGGAACGTCTCGTCTACCAGGCCCGCCTCCGCTCCCGCTACGGCCGAGCCTGGAGGCGAAAGGCCCCGGTCGAGTCCCTGATGCCCCTCCGCCTGGCCCGCTACGGCGTCCCCTTGGCGGACACGGCCGCGGAGGGCTTGGCGGCGGCGGGGATAGAGCCGGCGCTACTGCCTCCGGCGCCCGTCGAGATAGCTGCGGGCAGTCGTGCCGCTGGGGCGGCACGGGTGGGCGCAGCGGCACCTCCCAGCGAGCAGCGCCCCCAACTGGAGAGCACCCCCACTCCGCAGCATCCTGACCCCGTCCAGTACGAGGAGCAGGCCCGCAAGGAACCCCCGGCCGACGAAAGCCCCTGGCTGCACGCCCGCCACCCCCAGGAGGTCCCCTACCAGGGCGGCTACGACCCCTCGTACGAGCCGGAAGAGCAGTACGAGCAGTGGTACGAGGAGCAGTTCCCGGAGCAGTACGAGCAGTCCCAGCAGTACGAGCAGTCCCAGCAGTACGAGCAGTTCGCGCCGGACCCTCGGGACCCCCGGTACCAGCAGCAACAGTTCGAGGAGCCCGAGCCCCAGGACGGCGAACCCTCTCCGGAGGAGACCGGCAGCTTCCCCATCCCCGCGGGTCCGGGCCGCACCCGTGAGCTGGGCGAGGGCGGCGGCACCCCGGAACCCCCTGCGCCGGACGAGGAGTCGTACTACCAGGTCTTCAAGCAGTCGATAAACGGCAGCTACCCCACCCCGCGCGAGCTCATCGACAACGTGCAGGCCGAGTTCGGCGTCACCCTCCCCGCGGAGGAGTCGAAGCGCATGGTGAACCGCTTCACCAACCGCCACACGGCGGAACTGGAAGAGGACCACATCGCGTAA
- the lysS gene encoding lysine--tRNA ligase, producing MPIVAQSTETTDWVSRFADEVIEESERRAPGKPVVVASGLSPSGPIHLGNLREVMTPHLVADEIRRRGHEVRHLISWDDYDRYRKVPNGVDGIDASWAEHIGKPLTSVPAPQGSAHPNWSEHFKAAMTDALAELGVEFDGISQTAQYTSGVYREQILHAMKHRGDIDAILDQYRTKKAPAPAKKQQKPVDEAELEAAEGSGAAAEDDGSSGSAGYFPYKPYCGRCEKDLTTVTAYDDDTTELTYTCTACGFAETVALNEFNRGKLVWKVDWPMRWAYEGVVFEPSGVDHSSPGSSFQVGGQIVGIFGGKQPIGPMYAFVGITGMAKMSSSKGGVPTPGDALKIMEPQLLRWLYARRRPNQSFKIAFDQEIQRLYDEWDKLDGKVADGSALPADIAAHSRAVRTAAGELPKTPRPLPYRTLASVADITAGAEDQTLRILSELDPTDPLPSLDDVRPRLDKAEAWINTHVPADQRTIVRTEPDLDLLKSLDEQAQGSLRLLLEGLSSNWSLDGLTHLVYGVPKVQAGFSADATPKELPPEIKTAQRSFFALLYHLLVGRDTGPRLPTLLLAVGQERVRALLGE from the coding sequence GTGCCGATCGTGGCTCAGAGCACCGAGACCACCGACTGGGTCTCCCGTTTCGCGGATGAGGTCATCGAGGAGTCGGAGCGTCGGGCCCCGGGCAAACCGGTTGTCGTCGCGTCCGGGCTCTCCCCGTCCGGGCCCATCCACCTGGGCAATCTCCGCGAGGTCATGACGCCCCACCTCGTCGCCGACGAGATCCGGCGGCGCGGCCACGAGGTCCGGCACCTCATCTCCTGGGACGACTACGACCGGTACCGCAAGGTCCCGAACGGCGTCGACGGCATCGACGCCTCCTGGGCCGAGCACATCGGCAAGCCGCTCACCTCCGTGCCCGCCCCTCAGGGCTCCGCCCACCCCAACTGGTCCGAGCACTTCAAGGCTGCCATGACCGACGCGCTCGCCGAGCTGGGCGTGGAGTTCGACGGGATCAGCCAGACCGCGCAGTACACCTCCGGCGTGTACCGCGAGCAGATCCTGCACGCCATGAAGCACCGCGGCGACATCGACGCGATCCTCGACCAGTACCGGACCAAGAAGGCCCCGGCTCCAGCGAAGAAGCAGCAGAAGCCCGTTGACGAGGCCGAGCTGGAGGCCGCCGAGGGGTCCGGTGCCGCCGCCGAGGACGACGGCAGCAGCGGCTCCGCCGGCTACTTCCCGTACAAGCCCTACTGCGGGCGGTGCGAGAAGGACCTCACCACCGTCACCGCCTACGACGACGACACCACCGAGCTGACCTACACCTGCACCGCCTGCGGCTTCGCCGAGACCGTCGCGCTGAACGAGTTCAACCGCGGCAAGCTGGTCTGGAAGGTCGACTGGCCGATGCGATGGGCGTACGAGGGCGTCGTGTTCGAGCCGAGCGGGGTGGATCACTCGTCCCCCGGTTCGTCGTTCCAGGTCGGCGGGCAGATCGTCGGGATCTTCGGGGGCAAGCAGCCCATCGGGCCCATGTACGCCTTCGTCGGTATCACCGGCATGGCCAAGATGTCGTCGTCGAAGGGCGGGGTCCCGACCCCCGGCGACGCACTGAAGATCATGGAGCCCCAGCTGCTGCGCTGGCTCTACGCCCGTCGCCGCCCCAACCAGTCGTTCAAGATCGCCTTCGACCAGGAGATCCAGCGGCTCTACGACGAGTGGGACAAGCTCGACGGGAAGGTCGCCGACGGCTCCGCGCTGCCGGCCGACATCGCCGCGCATTCGCGGGCCGTACGGACCGCCGCCGGTGAGCTGCCGAAGACGCCCCGGCCGCTGCCGTACCGGACCCTCGCGTCCGTCGCCGACATCACCGCCGGCGCCGAGGACCAGACCCTGCGCATCCTCAGCGAACTCGACCCCACCGACCCGCTGCCCTCGCTCGACGACGTACGGCCGCGGCTCGACAAGGCCGAGGCCTGGATCAACACGCACGTGCCCGCCGACCAGCGGACCATCGTGCGCACCGAACCCGACCTCGACCTGCTGAAGTCCCTCGACGAGCAGGCACAGGGCTCGCTGCGGCTGCTGTTGGAGGGGCTCTCGTCGAACTGGTCCCTCGACGGGCTCACCCACCTCGTCTACGGCGTGCCCAAGGTCCAGGCCGGGTTCTCCGCCGACGCCACGCCCAAGGAGCTGCCGCCGGAGATCAAGACCGCCCAGCGGTCGTTCTTCGCGCTGCTCTACCACCTGCTCGTCGGGCGTGACACCGGGCCGCGACTGCCCACGCTGCTGCTCGCGGTGGGCCAGGAGCGGGTGCGGGCTCTGCTCGGGGAGTAA
- the argS gene encoding arginine--tRNA ligase: protein MAPVTSLTASVNQRLAVALSATLPEAVVDPLLRRSDRADYQANGILALAKKAKANPRELAAQVLAKVESGDLLREIEVSGPGFLNITLTDKAITRNLAERYADPDRLGVALAEHPGTTVIDYAQPNVAKEMHVGHLRSAVIGDAVVQILEFTGENVVRRHHIGDWGTQFGMLIQYLDEHPHELDHQKSDDLQASGEEAMSNLDRLYKAARRLFDADEEFKTRARRRVVDLQAGDPATLAAWQKFVDESKIYFFSVFEKLDMEIRDPDIVGESGYNDMLAETCRLLEESGVAVRSEGALCVFFDDIKGPDGNPVPLIVQKSDGGYGYAATDLSAIRDRVFNLKSNTLLYVVDARQSLHFKMVFETARRAGWLNDDVKAQQLAFGTVLGKDGKPFKTREGETVRLVDLLDEAIDRATTVVREKAEKVGLTEEEIVENGRYVGIGAVKYADLSTSAVRDYKFDLDQMVSLNGDTSVYLQYAYARIQSILRKAGEAAAPVAHPELELAPAERALGLHLDQFGETLAEVAEAYEPHKLAAYLFKLATLLTTFYDQCPVLKADTPAQMENRLFLVDLTARTLHRGMALLGIRTPEKL, encoded by the coding sequence ATGGCCCCGGTCACATCCCTCACCGCCTCCGTCAATCAGCGCCTCGCCGTCGCCCTCTCGGCCACTCTGCCGGAGGCCGTCGTCGACCCGCTGCTGCGACGCAGCGACAGGGCGGATTACCAGGCCAACGGAATCCTCGCGCTGGCGAAGAAGGCGAAGGCCAACCCCAGGGAGCTGGCCGCCCAGGTCCTGGCGAAGGTCGAGTCGGGCGACCTGCTGAGGGAGATCGAGGTCTCGGGCCCCGGCTTCCTCAACATCACACTCACCGACAAGGCGATCACCCGGAACCTCGCGGAGCGCTACGCGGACCCCGACCGCCTCGGCGTGGCCCTCGCGGAGCACCCCGGCACGACGGTCATCGACTACGCCCAGCCGAACGTGGCGAAGGAGATGCACGTCGGCCACCTCCGCTCCGCGGTGATCGGCGACGCGGTCGTCCAGATCCTGGAGTTCACCGGCGAGAACGTGGTCCGCAGGCACCACATCGGCGACTGGGGCACCCAGTTCGGCATGCTGATCCAGTACCTGGACGAGCACCCGCACGAGCTGGACCACCAGAAGAGCGACGACCTCCAGGCGTCCGGCGAGGAGGCGATGTCGAACCTCGACCGCCTCTACAAGGCGGCCCGGAGGCTGTTCGACGCGGACGAGGAGTTCAAGACGAGGGCGCGCCGCAGGGTGGTGGACCTCCAGGCGGGCGACCCGGCGACCCTCGCCGCGTGGCAGAAGTTCGTGGACGAGTCGAAGATCTACTTCTTCTCCGTCTTCGAGAAGCTGGACATGGAGATCCGGGACCCGGACATCGTCGGCGAGTCGGGTTACAACGACATGCTGGCCGAGACCTGCCGCCTGCTGGAGGAGTCGGGCGTCGCGGTCCGCTCCGAGGGCGCCCTGTGCGTGTTCTTCGACGACATCAAGGGCCCGGACGGCAACCCGGTCCCGCTGATCGTGCAGAAGTCCGACGGCGGCTACGGCTACGCGGCGACGGACCTCTCCGCGATCCGCGACCGTGTCTTCAACCTGAAGTCGAACACGCTCCTGTACGTGGTCGACGCCCGGCAGTCCCTGCACTTCAAGATGGTCTTCGAGACGGCCCGCCGCGCCGGCTGGCTGAACGACGACGTCAAGGCGCAGCAGCTCGCCTTCGGCACGGTGCTCGGCAAGGACGGCAAGCCGTTCAAGACCCGTGAGGGCGAGACGGTCCGCCTGGTGGACCTGCTGGACGAGGCGATCGACCGTGCCACGACGGTGGTCCGGGAGAAGGCCGAGAAGGTGGGCCTGACGGAGGAGGAGATCGTCGAGAACGGCCGTTACGTGGGCATCGGTGCCGTCAAGTACGCCGACCTGTCGACGTCCGCCGTCCGGGACTACAAGTTCGACCTGGACCAGATGGTCTCGCTGAACGGCGACACGTCCGTCTACCTCCAGTACGCGTACGCCCGTATCCAGTCGATCCTCCGCAAGGCGGGCGAGGCCGCGGCCCCGGTCGCGCATCCGGAGCTCGAACTGGCCCCGGCGGAGCGCGCGCTGGGCCTGCACCTGGACCAGTTCGGCGAGACCCTCGCCGAGGTCGCGGAGGCGTACGAGCCGCACAAGCTGGCCGCGTACCTCTTCAAGCTGGCGACCCTCCTCACGACGTTCTACGACCAGTGCCCGGTCCTGAAGGCGGACACCCCCGCCCAGATGGAGAACCGCCTGTTCCTGGTCGATCTGACGGCCCGCACCCTGCACCGGGGTATGGCGCTGCTGGGGATCCGGACGCCCGAGAAGCTGTAG
- a CDS encoding DUF4253 domain-containing protein codes for MATLPNPLPKLAADPSGRALGLELPLPPGRLIDATDDGPWHEPLLWCADEPAAPGAWTAVQPARRTAGLLPVLLDVGGGQGGPEEWELMPGETSYPGDHDAEEVLAEFWDEYATDEDDDWPGLAIAPDTESEALATDPDTLAAEIADALLDAPAHLKDPRLALVPARRSADIPAAIGWGGPMNHENDVARLCAVLRSWEDRFGIRVVALTFDQLIVSVATPPTTEADAEAVAAEHFAFCPDNIHQGTADGSLRTYAHTLLGEHTWTFWWD; via the coding sequence ATGGCGACACTTCCCAACCCGCTGCCCAAGCTGGCGGCCGACCCGAGCGGCCGCGCGCTCGGGCTTGAACTCCCGCTGCCACCGGGGAGGCTGATCGACGCGACCGACGACGGCCCCTGGCACGAGCCGCTGCTGTGGTGCGCCGACGAGCCGGCCGCGCCCGGCGCCTGGACCGCCGTCCAGCCCGCACGCCGCACGGCCGGCCTCCTCCCGGTGCTGCTGGACGTCGGCGGCGGTCAGGGCGGCCCGGAGGAGTGGGAGCTGATGCCCGGGGAGACGTCCTACCCCGGGGATCACGACGCCGAGGAGGTCCTGGCGGAGTTCTGGGACGAGTACGCCACGGACGAGGACGACGACTGGCCCGGCCTCGCCATCGCCCCCGACACCGAGTCGGAAGCCCTCGCCACCGATCCGGACACCCTCGCCGCCGAGATCGCCGACGCCCTCCTGGACGCCCCTGCCCACCTGAAGGACCCGCGCCTCGCCCTGGTCCCCGCGCGCCGCAGCGCCGACATCCCGGCGGCCATCGGCTGGGGCGGGCCCATGAACCACGAGAACGACGTGGCCCGCCTGTGCGCCGTACTCCGTTCCTGGGAGGACCGCTTCGGCATACGCGTCGTCGCCCTCACCTTCGACCAGCTGATCGTCTCGGTGGCGACCCCGCCCACCACCGAGGCCGATGCCGAAGCGGTGGCCGCCGAGCACTTCGCCTTCTGCCCCGACAACATCCACCAGGGCACCGCGGACGGCTCCCTGCGCACCTACGCCCACACCTTGCTGGGCGAACACACGTGGACCTTCTGGTGGGACTGA